Proteins from a genomic interval of Arvicola amphibius chromosome 10, mArvAmp1.2, whole genome shotgun sequence:
- the Zfand2a gene encoding AN1-type zinc finger protein 2A, translating into MEFPDLGKHCSEPTCKQLDFLPITCDACKQDFCKDHFSYVGHKCPLAFKKDVQVPVCPLCNVPIPVKRGELPDVVVGEHMDRDCAFHPGTNRKKVFTHRCSKEGCRKKEMLQLACAQCHGNFCIQHRHPLDHNCQAGSSSASRGRPSASSAPEQKPSGISWLAQQLRRTVK; encoded by the exons ATGGAGTTTCCTGACTTGGGGAAGCACTGCTCAGAACCGACTTGCAAGCAGTTAG attttctgCCGATAACATGTGACGCATGTAAACAAGATTTCTGTAAAGACCATTTTTCCTATGTGGGTCATAAGTGTCCCCTTGCATTCAAGAAG gatGTGCAAGTGCCCGTGTGTCCCCTCTGCAATGTCCCTATCCCTGTGAAGAGAGGTGAGCTCCCAGACGTGGTGGTTGGAGAGCACATGGACAGAGACTGCGCCTTTCACCCTGGGACGAACAGAAAGAAG GTTTTTACACACCGATGCTCGAAAGAGGGATGCAGGAAGAAGGAGATGCTGCAGCTGGCTTGTGCACAGTGCCATGGCAACTTCTGCATTCAGCACAGGCATCCTCTGGACCACAACTGCCAAGCTGGGAGCAGCTCGGCCAGCAGGGGAAG GCCTTCAGCATCCAGCGCTCCCGAGCAGAAGCCATCAGGAATCAGTTGGCTGGCCCAGCAACTCAG gCGGACAGTGAAGTGA